Below is a genomic region from Spirosoma radiotolerans.
AATTTATGGCTGGTATCTCATTACCACGTCAGGCTGCAGATACGAAAAAAATCAGCCTATGATCGGGCCACCATCGAACTGGTAGCCCGCCGTGGCAAAACGGGACAGCACGAAATGATTACCGATTTCGAGGGCTATACCTACAATCTTGTCGATGGGAATGTGTCGATTGACCAACTGAATAAAACGGGCCATTTTACCGAACGGGCATCGGATCAGTTCTGGATAGAAAAGTACACCCTGCCCAATGTGCGGGAGGGTTCTATTATTGACTATCGGTACACGGTGCGTACACCATTCAGTGTCAGTTACAATCCTAAAACGTGGCGGTTTCAGCAGCGTATACCCGTTAACTGGAGCGAATACCGCATTACCATACCTGATTATTTCTACTATAAAATAATGCAAACTGGGTATGTGCCCATGACGGTCAATACCCGTAAACCAACCACCGTAGACCTGTTACCAGGTCAGGGGGCCGTAGGAGCATCCGCCTATCGATTTGCAATGGGCAACGTTCCGGCGTTTCGCAACGAAGCATATATTACCACTGACGACGATTACATGGCCAAGATTGAGTTTGAACTGGCCAGTTATCAGTTGCCGGGGGCTCTTGTCCCCATAACCACTAATATTTCTGTGGGTTGGGAGGCCATGGATAAAACCCTGCTTGGCGATGCGGACTTTGGCGGGCAGTTTAAACGGGCGTCTTTCCTGCGCGACAAAGCAAAAGCGCTGGTTAGTCAGTATCCGGACACGCTGGGCCGCATTACTGCCGCTTATGACTATATCCGTCAGACCATAAAGTGGAATCAGGAAGCTGCGCTTTGGTCGCGCAATATCAAAAAAGTATTTGATGAAAAGAAAGGTGATGCGGCCGATATTAACCTGATGCTGATCGCCTTGCTTCGGGAGATGGATATTGACGCTAATCCAGTCATTCTCAGCACTCGCTCCCACGGCCGCATCAGCGAACTGTATGCTTTACTGAAGAAATTCAATTATGTAGTTGCCCACGTGTCCGTTGGCGGAAAAGACATGCTGCTTGATGCCACCGATGTTTATCTGGCACCTGGTGTGTTGCCCGTCCACTGTCTGAACGGAACCGGTCGGCTTGTGCATCCAACGAAGTCCCGCTTTATATCACTGATGCCCGTAGAACGCGACATTGATGTTCATACCGGTTCGTACACGCTCGCTAGCGATGGCGACGTGTCTGGCACGCTTGTTCTTTCGCATGGTGGCTACAGTGCGTTGCGTAGTCGGAAGCTGTTCAACGTGGAGGGAAAAACGAACTATTTGGAGAGTGTGCAGAAAAAACGGACGGCTTGGCAGATTGAAAAAGCAGACTTTTCGGGGACCGATGAAACGAGTCGCTCCTTTAATGAAACGTATACAATTACCATTCCCGAAGCTTGTGGCAGAGCCGGAGATCGCCTTTATTTTCGGCCGATGCTAACCGA
It encodes:
- a CDS encoding transglutaminase domain-containing protein — translated: MFTFLFNRHVLLTVVIAFMGLSTGFAQKAKEKDPAPAIKFGQIIPDQFLNVTTDSTAEAVALYDYGEVTFDNNSGNLWLVSHYHVRLQIRKKSAYDRATIELVARRGKTGQHEMITDFEGYTYNLVDGNVSIDQLNKTGHFTERASDQFWIEKYTLPNVREGSIIDYRYTVRTPFSVSYNPKTWRFQQRIPVNWSEYRITIPDYFYYKIMQTGYVPMTVNTRKPTTVDLLPGQGAVGASAYRFAMGNVPAFRNEAYITTDDDYMAKIEFELASYQLPGALVPITTNISVGWEAMDKTLLGDADFGGQFKRASFLRDKAKALVSQYPDTLGRITAAYDYIRQTIKWNQEAALWSRNIKKVFDEKKGDAADINLMLIALLREMDIDANPVILSTRSHGRISELYALLKKFNYVVAHVSVGGKDMLLDATDVYLAPGVLPVHCLNGTGRLVHPTKSRFISLMPVERDIDVHTGSYTLASDGDVSGTLVLSHGGYSALRSRKLFNVEGKTNYLESVQKKRTAWQIEKADFSGTDETSRSFNETYTITIPEACGRAGDRLYFRPMLTEAHGNNPFKEVDRLYPVDFAVLIDETFSATYTLPKGFQVKEMPKSISMVLPENGGRFLYQVAVNADNQLQVMSRILLRKTQFLANEYGPLRELFSRIVAKHAEQVVLKRIDIAEKK